TTTATAAGGATATGAACGGTTTCCCGGATAGTCCTGCAATCCGGCGGCACAACGCCTCTTTCATGGAATGTTTCCGTCCTCCCTGAAAATCGGACATCCTTTTATCCCACCCCCTTTGAGGCCGCTACTCCTTCAAAGAGCCGGCACTTTTACGTATCAACCTTTACGAGCACTCTGCCTTGTGCGACCCCGGTCTCCCTGCTGATGGGCCCGCACTTCACTTTGAGCATGAAAATTGCTCTCTTCCCGATTGTTTCACCGCTCAAGGCCTCATAGCTGCCCGTGCCTTTGGCCATAATCAGGTCACACAGCTGAAACGCACGGTCGAGAACCGGGTCACCGGTATTCTTTATAAAGAAACCATGGGTACTAATTATCTCGTCCGCCACCTGGTCGAGTCCGAAGTATGTGGCATCGCCCATCCGGGCATCCTCGAAGAAAGGCTCTTCTTTCACCACCAGCGTCACATGACATCCTTTTTTCTTCAGAAGTTCGATCACAAGCGAATCGAAGCCGACCTCGCCTGCATTGTCCGTGATATAGAGAATCCTCCGCGAGCGAAGTATTGCTTCATATGCATCTCCGATCATAACGGGCAACTCGAGCCCTGTGATAATGGCCTCTATTTCGGGAAACGTGAAGACCGACGGGGCGCCGAGGGAGGATACATTGGCGGCGGCGGCAATGAACACGGCGCGCTCCAGCCTCTCTTCCGGGTTTGCCCCATGACCGATGTAGGACCTGGCCAGGGAGAGAAGCCCTTCCGCGCGTCGGTTCACCTCTTCTTTAAAGGCGGTGTAGTAAGAGAGGCAGCCTGATTCTACCTCCTGTGCCGAAAAGACCGCTTCATTGCAGAGGAAACCCACGTTGGAGGAGACGGTCCGGCCGTCCTCGAGTGCGCGGACGATCTTGGGGGAGAGAAGGGGCCTTTGGTCCTCCCGGACATAGGGCTCCGTCCGTTTGTACACCCAATCGACGATGCAGTCTTTGCACTCCCGCTGAAGCTCCAAAGTCATCCTCTCCAAGTAAGGGATAACTCACCCATCTGGATATAGGTGAGCTGTCCCGGTTAAAGGTGCGACCCTGTCAGACAATCTCCCTCGCTATATCTCCCTCTCCTCCCACGGCTTATAGGAAAGGCCGAGGTCCTTCGCGATCACTTTATAGCAATTATAGCTGCTTCCCCTCCCGATGCCGTGAGCTGAGTGAGCGGCGGACGAACAGAGATAGTAATTCTTGACCGGCAGCCGGTAGCCCGATATTTCGGGGAAGGGACGCATTCTGCCGCTGCACTCGTAGTGGGCATCGAGGGCCCCCCATCCGCCCTGGGGCATACAGGGGTTTCTATTGACCACGTCATCGGGCGTGGCAATCCAGGCGGAGATGAAATTTTCCATATTAACATTGGGGGAATACTTGCCCCACTCCTCGACCATCCGGTATTCGACTTCTTTTTTGATTTGGAGCCACCTTTTTTCGGGGAACTGCCTCCACGGGCAGGTGAACTCCTCCACCAGGGCCGCAAACCTGCCCGCGGGCGCTCTCGTCTTGTCCCACTGCACGTCAGGGGCCACGAGGAGGTACATTTTATCGGCAATCCCTTTTTCCCAACGCTCCTTCTGATACCGTCCGCTCAGGAAGTACTCCGGGTCGGCTTCCCCGAAGTAGAGCCGGGGGACCAGTCCCAGTTCCGGGTTTTGCGGGTATTCGGGGGCATCCATAAGGGCGATATTCCCCCAGAGGAGCTGGGTGCGCTCGTACCCCTTGTCCTCGAGGGTCGGGGGTTTTTCTTTCAATTTCTGCGCCTTGTTCCAGAGTTCGCCCGGTACCCAATCTTTGCCTATTGCGTCGAGGGTGAGCTCGACGGAGAGGTCGCTCACCACGATATCCGCTTTTATGGTATCCCCGTTTCTCAGCTTGATCCCGTAAGCCTTGTTGTTGTCCACAAGGACTTTCTCCACTTCGTTGAGCACGAAAAATTCCCCCCCATAGCTTTCGAAGGCCCTGAGCAGGGCATGGGTGATGCTATGGGTGCCTCCCGTAACGATAGCGGCCGCGTCCACGGATAAGATCAGGCCGAGGGCGTGAATATGCCAGTAAGGACCTGGCCTGTCGCAGGGGAAGAGACCGTTCGATGTCTGGATGGCCCTCATGTAAAAGGTCTGCATCTCGGGGCTTTTGAACATTTTCGTGGCGATCTCTCCCACGGTGCCGAGGGCGATGTCGGGATCGAGCCCGTTTTTCGGATCATTGAAAAGCTCCTCGAGGGGATCGGGACCGTTACCCCATTCCCCGGGTCCGGTGTAGCGGTATTTCGCGAAGGCGTTTCGCCATTTGCCCCTGAACCGCCGGATGATATCCTCCACCGTATTGGCATCGTCCTTATTGATCTTGGCGATCTCGTTGATCGTGTACTGAGCCGCAGCCTCCGAAAATTCGGCCCTTCCGGTCTGGTTGTCCACCACGGGGAAAATGGTTTTACCCAGGATATAATTGCCGTCCGGATATATCCACGCCTCGTTGTTCTCAGGGAAGAGGTAGACGAGGCCAAAATCCCTCAGGTTGAAATCTTTATACGCAGGGTTCGTATAAAACCTCGTGAAATGAGCGCACACGTTCTGAATGAAGCCCGGCACCGGGAGCTCTTCGCCGCAGGCCCCACCTCCCATTTCATGCCATCTTTCGAACATGGCGGTCTTGAGTCCGGCCCTTTGCAGATAACAGGCGATAATGGTGGCGTGGTGGCCTCCTCCAACTATCACTGCGTCATACTTCTTATCCGGCATATCGACCTCCTTGATGAAGTACTTACCTGGTCACTCTCCTGCTCGGTATAGGGCCTGGGCCCGGTCGCGCCCCCGGGATAGGTCCCGGACCGGTTTTGGGCCGGGCCGGCACTTCTATGGGCCTGTTGGTGGGAACAGCGGCCCCAGCCTGGGTTTCGCCCGACTCGTACCGGGGGTAGACAGGGGTTTTCTTGAAGAAGAATCTTATTCCCCTGAAAATCAGGGCGGGGTTTTTCACGACCATCCAGACCATCTGTCTCAGGTCGGCGGGATCGACGAAGGCCCTGACCGTCCAATGGACGGGATGGAGGATCTCCATCACCATAAGCATCCTCATCGGCTCGTGCATCCCGTCGGCCGGGGGCTCCAGAGTGGAGGGAACCATCGTGGTGCTCTCAATCGCGGCGATCCTCCCCCGTAGGAGAGTTCTGCCTAAACCGGTTGATCTTACGAACATACGCGCCTCCTGCCGCGGCCTTTAGAAGAGGCCGAGGTCTTTTGCTTCTTTCACTCCCCGGGGCTCCGGCCACCATTTCTCGATCCCCAGGTCCTCGACGATCTTTTCCGCCGCATTGAACCCGGGGCCGTAGGTGATCATGCCCCCCGAATGGGTGCATGCCCCGGCGAGATAGAGTTTCTTGATTGGAGAATCGTGCTGACTGCAATATTCATTAGGCCTGAAATATCCCATCTGGAGAGGAAGATAGGCGCCCTGCTTGAAGCAGCCGTTCTTCATGTCCGGGAATTTGTTTTCCGTGTCGAGGGGCGTGCCGATATAGTCCCAGGCGATGGTGTCGGCGTTCATGTTGGGGGCGTATTTTTGAAGGGTCTTCTTGCAGCTCTCCGCGTATGGTCTTCTCATCTTGTTCCAACCGAGGGCCCCGACGCCCTTCAAATTATAGGGAGCGCATTCCATGCTGATGAGGCCTATATGCTTTATTGCGCTGTCGGGCCTGCGGTGAACCCGGATCGGGTCGTGGACGGACGGAAAACAGCAGTTGAACCCGCCATCGTGGAGCTCGCCCCGCTTGGAGGCCTCGAAATGGTCGATCAGGTCCTGTTCGGATTCATACCCGATTACGTATATCAGGGTCTCGGACAGCTCGGGGTCGTTCTGCAGGGCGGTAAACTGCGGCAATTCGGTAAGGGCGAGATGGCAGGTGAAAAAGCTCATATCGGAATAGCGCCACTGGTCGAGTCTCGTGATGAGTTCTTCTTCGAGATGCTCCTTGCCCACGTAATCGTAAAAGGTCTGATGGGGATTGAGGGCGCTGCAGACGAATTTGCCCGCCTTGATGATTGTGCCGTCGTCGAGCTCGACGCCTTTCGCCTCGCCGTCTTCAATAACGATCCTTTTGATGACGCAGCCGCTGATCACCCTGCCGCCGTTTTCGGAGATATACTTGCCCATGAGATGGGCTACGTGGTGGGAGCCGCTCCGGGAGAGGCGAAAGTGCCATCCCCTGTTTATCATGAGGGGCACAAGGTAACCAAGCCCTTCCAGGTCGTAGTCGAGACCCCACATGGTGGCGAGATAGAGGAAAAGCGTCCGCACCCGGTCGTTTTCGAACCATGAGTCGACGATCTGCCTTGGTGTATATCCTGTAAGCTCATCATCCCACTTGGTGGCGGGGTGGAGCTCAAGCTTGGCCGCCTGCTCGAGGCTCGGAAGGGGATTCACGTAACTCGCGGGCGCCA
The Syntrophorhabdaceae bacterium DNA segment above includes these coding regions:
- a CDS encoding NAD(P)/FAD-dependent oxidoreductase encodes the protein MPDKKYDAVIVGGGHHATIIACYLQRAGLKTAMFERWHEMGGGACGEELPVPGFIQNVCAHFTRFYTNPAYKDFNLRDFGLVYLFPENNEAWIYPDGNYILGKTIFPVVDNQTGRAEFSEAAAQYTINEIAKINKDDANTVEDIIRRFRGKWRNAFAKYRYTGPGEWGNGPDPLEELFNDPKNGLDPDIALGTVGEIATKMFKSPEMQTFYMRAIQTSNGLFPCDRPGPYWHIHALGLILSVDAAAIVTGGTHSITHALLRAFESYGGEFFVLNEVEKVLVDNNKAYGIKLRNGDTIKADIVVSDLSVELTLDAIGKDWVPGELWNKAQKLKEKPPTLEDKGYERTQLLWGNIALMDAPEYPQNPELGLVPRLYFGEADPEYFLSGRYQKERWEKGIADKMYLLVAPDVQWDKTRAPAGRFAALVEEFTCPWRQFPEKRWLQIKKEVEYRMVEEWGKYSPNVNMENFISAWIATPDDVVNRNPCMPQGGWGALDAHYECSGRMRPFPEISGYRLPVKNYYLCSSAAHSAHGIGRGSSYNCYKVIAKDLGLSYKPWEEREI
- a CDS encoding NAD(P)/FAD-dependent oxidoreductase; this translates as MRELEYDGIIIGAGPNGLTAAGYLTKAGLKVAVLERRYEIGGGLATENLLLPGMLVDSHAIYHMMVEYAPPMRDFELETKYDLAWIYPDVQLVMPFQDGTHLALYKDPEKSARSIAKFSEKDAESFRNFVAWSEEAMDVFLAPASYVNPLPSLEQAAKLELHPATKWDDELTGYTPRQIVDSWFENDRVRTLFLYLATMWGLDYDLEGLGYLVPLMINRGWHFRLSRSGSHHVAHLMGKYISENGGRVISGCVIKRIVIEDGEAKGVELDDGTIIKAGKFVCSALNPHQTFYDYVGKEHLEEELITRLDQWRYSDMSFFTCHLALTELPQFTALQNDPELSETLIYVIGYESEQDLIDHFEASKRGELHDGGFNCCFPSVHDPIRVHRRPDSAIKHIGLISMECAPYNLKGVGALGWNKMRRPYAESCKKTLQKYAPNMNADTIAWDYIGTPLDTENKFPDMKNGCFKQGAYLPLQMGYFRPNEYCSQHDSPIKKLYLAGACTHSGGMITYGPGFNAAEKIVEDLGIEKWWPEPRGVKEAKDLGLF
- a CDS encoding ARMT1-like domain-containing protein is translated as MTLELQRECKDCIVDWVYKRTEPYVREDQRPLLSPKIVRALEDGRTVSSNVGFLCNEAVFSAQEVESGCLSYYTAFKEEVNRRAEGLLSLARSYIGHGANPEERLERAVFIAAAANVSSLGAPSVFTFPEIEAIITGLELPVMIGDAYEAILRSRRILYITDNAGEVGFDSLVIELLKKKGCHVTLVVKEEPFFEDARMGDATYFGLDQVADEIISTHGFFIKNTGDPVLDRAFQLCDLIMAKGTGSYEALSGETIGKRAIFMLKVKCGPISRETGVAQGRVLVKVDT